Proteins encoded in a region of the Streptomyces sp. NBC_01298 genome:
- a CDS encoding NCS2 family permease: MTQSSVEPKTSAEEAGDGSSTPAGQSWLDRYFHISKRGSKVGNEVRGGITTFMAMAYILLLNPLLLSGKDVDGHTMAASAIITATAFAAAVTTLLMGFVGKVPLALAAGLSVSGVLASQVAPQMTWPQAMGMCVVYGVVICLLVVTGLREMIMNAIPLALKHAITMGIGLFVALIGFVKAGFVGNGGEFMPPVQLGATGELSGWPVLLFAVTLIAIFMLQARKVPGAILIGIVGGTVLAAILNAIVDIDPKAWKNGPPELTGSAISAPDFSLFGDVSFGGWGDVGYMTVGMIVFTLVLAGFFDAMATIIGVGTEAKLADEQGRMPGLSKALFIDGAGGAIGGIAGGSGQTVFVESATGVGEGARTGLASVVTGLFFAACLFFTPITQIVPGEVASAALVVIGAMMMQNARHVDWADSSTAIPVFLTVVVMPFTYSITAGVAAGVISYVAIKVAQGKAREIGGFMWALTGIFLVFFALHPIESWLGVG, encoded by the coding sequence ATGACCCAGTCCTCTGTGGAGCCCAAGACCAGTGCGGAGGAAGCCGGAGACGGCTCTTCGACCCCCGCTGGACAGTCTTGGCTCGACCGGTACTTTCACATCAGCAAGCGCGGATCCAAGGTCGGAAACGAAGTTCGTGGCGGTATCACGACCTTCATGGCCATGGCTTACATCCTCCTGCTGAACCCCCTGCTGCTTTCCGGCAAGGACGTCGACGGCCACACGATGGCCGCCTCGGCGATCATCACCGCCACGGCGTTCGCCGCGGCCGTCACGACGCTCCTCATGGGCTTCGTCGGCAAGGTCCCGCTCGCGCTCGCCGCCGGCCTCTCCGTGTCCGGCGTGCTGGCCTCGCAGGTGGCCCCCCAGATGACCTGGCCGCAGGCCATGGGCATGTGCGTGGTCTACGGCGTCGTGATCTGTCTCCTGGTCGTCACCGGCCTCCGCGAGATGATCATGAACGCGATACCCCTCGCGCTCAAGCACGCCATCACCATGGGCATCGGCCTCTTCGTGGCCCTGATCGGCTTCGTGAAGGCGGGCTTCGTCGGCAACGGCGGGGAGTTCATGCCCCCCGTCCAGCTCGGTGCGACCGGTGAGCTCTCCGGCTGGCCCGTCCTGCTCTTCGCCGTCACCCTGATCGCCATCTTCATGCTCCAGGCCCGCAAGGTGCCCGGCGCGATCCTGATCGGCATCGTCGGTGGCACGGTCCTCGCCGCGATCCTCAACGCCATCGTGGACATCGACCCCAAGGCCTGGAAGAACGGCCCGCCGGAGCTCACCGGCTCCGCGATCTCGGCGCCGGACTTCTCGCTCTTCGGTGACGTCTCCTTCGGCGGCTGGGGCGACGTCGGCTACATGACGGTCGGCATGATCGTCTTCACCCTGGTGCTCGCCGGCTTCTTCGACGCGATGGCCACCATCATCGGCGTCGGTACCGAAGCCAAGCTCGCCGACGAGCAGGGCCGCATGCCGGGCCTGTCCAAGGCGCTGTTCATCGACGGTGCCGGTGGCGCCATCGGTGGCATCGCGGGTGGCTCCGGCCAGACCGTGTTCGTCGAGTCCGCGACCGGCGTCGGCGAGGGTGCCCGCACGGGCCTCGCCTCCGTCGTCACCGGCCTGTTCTTCGCCGCCTGCCTCTTCTTCACCCCGATCACGCAGATCGTCCCGGGTGAGGTCGCCTCCGCGGCCCTGGTCGTCATCGGCGCGATGATGATGCAGAACGCCCGCCACGTGGACTGGGCCGACTCCTCGACCGCGATCCCGGTCTTCCTGACCGTCGTGGTCATGCCCTTCACCTACTCGATCACCGCCGGTGTCGCCGCGGGTGTCATCTCCTACGTCGCCATCAAGGTCGCTCAGGGCAAGGCCCGTGAGATCGGCGGCTTCATGTGGGCGCTGACCGGAATCTTCCTGGTCTTCTTCGCGCTCCACCCGATCGAGAGCTGGCTCGGCGTCGGCTGA
- a CDS encoding xanthine dehydrogenase family protein molybdopterin-binding subunit → MAQNTRTVPAGTPTNVTQNHTKGGIGESTLRPDGTLKVTGEFAYSSDMWHEDMLWGQTLRSTVAHAEIVSIDISEALAMPGVYSVLTYDDLPAEMKNYGLEIQDTPVLANGRVRHHGEPVALVAADHPETARRAAAKIKIDYRELPLVTDEASALAEGAPLIHEGRDDHHIGHVPHPNIVHRQPIIRGNVEEARKRADVIVEGEYTFGMQDQAFLGPESGLAVPSEDGGVELYVATQWLHSDLQQIAPVLGLPPEKVRMTLSGVGGAFGGREDISMQIHACLLALATNKPVKIVYNRFESFFGHVHRHPAKLYYEHGATKDGKLTHMKCKIVLDGGAYASASPAVVGNASSLSVGPYVLEDVDIEAIALYTNNPPCGAMRGFGAVQACFAYEAQMDKLAAKLGMDPVEFRQLNAMEQGTIMPTGQVVDAPAPVAELLRRVKARPLPPERQWETAGENADVRALPGGLSNTTHGEGVVRGVGYAVGIKNVGFSEGFDDYSTARVTLEVINGEAVAMVHTAMAEVGQGGITVHAQIARTELGVTQVTIHPADTQVGSAGSTSASRQTYMTGGAVKNTCEAVRERVLEIGRRKNGSYHPAWATAELLLEGGKVVTDGGEVLADIADILEGEDAIDIELEFRHAATEPFDLVTGQGNGHVQYTFAAHRAVVEVDTELGLVKVVELATAQDVGKALNMLSVVGQIQGGTTQGLGVAIMEEIIVDPKTAKVRNPSFTDYLIPTILDTPTIPVDVLELADPKAPYGLRGMGEAPTLSSTPAVIAAIRAATGLEINKTPIRPELLTGTL, encoded by the coding sequence ATGGCCCAGAACACGCGCACGGTCCCGGCGGGTACGCCGACCAACGTCACGCAGAACCACACCAAGGGCGGCATCGGCGAGTCCACGCTGCGCCCGGACGGCACCCTCAAGGTGACCGGTGAGTTCGCGTACTCCTCGGACATGTGGCACGAGGACATGCTGTGGGGCCAGACGCTCCGCAGCACCGTGGCCCACGCCGAGATCGTCTCGATCGACATCTCCGAGGCCCTGGCGATGCCGGGTGTCTACTCGGTGCTGACGTACGACGACCTGCCGGCCGAGATGAAGAACTACGGCCTCGAGATCCAGGACACCCCGGTTCTCGCCAACGGCCGGGTCCGTCACCACGGTGAGCCGGTCGCCCTCGTGGCCGCCGACCACCCGGAGACCGCCCGCCGCGCGGCCGCCAAGATCAAGATCGACTACCGTGAGCTGCCGCTCGTCACGGACGAGGCCTCCGCCCTCGCCGAGGGCGCGCCGCTGATCCACGAGGGCCGCGACGACCACCACATCGGTCACGTCCCGCACCCGAACATCGTGCACCGCCAGCCGATCATCCGCGGCAACGTGGAAGAGGCCCGCAAGCGCGCCGACGTCATCGTCGAGGGCGAGTACACCTTCGGCATGCAGGACCAGGCCTTCCTCGGCCCGGAGTCCGGTCTGGCCGTACCGTCCGAGGACGGCGGTGTCGAGCTCTACGTCGCCACCCAGTGGCTGCACTCGGACCTCCAGCAGATCGCCCCGGTCCTGGGCCTGCCGCCGGAGAAGGTCCGCATGACGCTCTCGGGCGTCGGCGGCGCGTTCGGTGGCCGCGAAGACATCTCGATGCAGATCCACGCCTGCCTCCTGGCCCTGGCCACGAACAAGCCGGTCAAGATCGTCTACAACCGCTTCGAGTCCTTCTTCGGCCACGTGCACCGTCACCCGGCGAAGCTGTACTACGAGCACGGCGCCACCAAGGACGGCAAGCTCACGCACATGAAGTGCAAGATCGTCCTGGACGGCGGCGCCTACGCGTCCGCTTCCCCGGCGGTCGTGGGCAACGCCTCCTCCCTCTCGGTCGGTCCGTACGTCCTGGAGGACGTGGACATCGAGGCGATCGCGCTCTACACGAACAACCCGCCCTGTGGCGCGATGCGCGGCTTCGGCGCCGTCCAGGCCTGCTTCGCCTACGAGGCCCAGATGGACAAGCTCGCGGCGAAGCTGGGCATGGACCCGGTCGAGTTCCGTCAGCTCAACGCCATGGAGCAGGGCACGATCATGCCCACCGGCCAGGTCGTGGACGCTCCGGCGCCCGTCGCCGAGCTGCTGCGCCGGGTCAAGGCCCGCCCGCTGCCGCCGGAGCGCCAGTGGGAGACCGCCGGCGAGAACGCGGACGTCCGCGCGCTGCCCGGTGGTCTGTCGAACACCACCCACGGTGAAGGCGTCGTCCGCGGCGTCGGCTACGCGGTCGGCATCAAGAACGTCGGCTTCTCCGAGGGCTTCGACGACTACTCCACCGCCCGCGTGACCCTCGAGGTCATCAACGGCGAAGCGGTCGCGATGGTCCACACGGCCATGGCGGAGGTCGGCCAGGGCGGCATCACCGTCCACGCGCAGATCGCCCGTACCGAGCTGGGTGTCACGCAGGTGACCATCCACCCGGCCGACACGCAGGTCGGCTCCGCCGGTTCCACGTCCGCCTCGCGGCAGACGTACATGACCGGTGGCGCCGTGAAGAACACCTGTGAGGCCGTCCGCGAGAGGGTCCTGGAGATCGGCCGGCGCAAGAACGGCTCGTACCACCCCGCGTGGGCGACCGCCGAGCTGCTCCTCGAAGGCGGCAAGGTCGTCACCGATGGCGGAGAGGTCCTCGCGGACATCGCCGACATCCTCGAGGGCGAGGACGCGATCGACATCGAGCTCGAGTTCCGTCACGCCGCGACCGAGCCCTTCGACCTGGTCACCGGCCAGGGCAACGGCCACGTCCAGTACACCTTCGCCGCGCACCGCGCGGTCGTCGAGGTGGACACCGAGCTCGGCCTCGTCAAGGTCGTCGAGCTGGCGACCGCCCAGGACGTCGGCAAGGCGCTGAACATGCTCTCCGTGGTCGGCCAGATCCAGGGTGGTACCACCCAGGGCCTGGGCGTCGCGATCATGGAAGAGATCATCGTGGACCCGAAGACCGCGAAGGTGCGCAACCCCTCCTTCACGGACTACCTGATCCCGACCATCCTCGACACCCCGACCATCCCGGTCGACGTCCTGGAGCTCGCCGACCCGAAGGCCCCGTACGGCCTGCGCGGTATGGGCGAGGCCCCGACCCTCTCGTCCACCCCGGCCGTCATCGCGGCGATCCGGGCGGCGACCGGTCTGGAGATCAACAAGACGCCGATCCGTCCGGAACTGCTCACCGGCACCCTCTAG
- a CDS encoding (2Fe-2S)-binding protein — translation MRVNFTVNGRQQEADDVWEGESLLYVLRERLGLPGSKNACEQGECGSCTVRLDGVPVCSCLVAAGQVEGRDVVTVEGLAEFAKQRDEHGHGGACGTGGGCGSKGGVTLDAAKQWQAKPGDSQTGEGVELSNIQQAFIDAGAVQCGFCTPGLLVQADALLEENPSPSDQDIRESLSGNLCRCTGYEKILDAVRLAAARQSEAV, via the coding sequence ATGCGCGTCAATTTCACTGTCAACGGCCGTCAGCAGGAAGCCGACGACGTCTGGGAGGGCGAGTCCCTTCTCTACGTCCTGCGCGAGCGCCTGGGCCTGCCCGGTTCGAAGAACGCCTGTGAGCAGGGCGAGTGCGGTTCCTGCACCGTCCGTCTCGACGGAGTGCCGGTCTGTTCCTGTCTGGTCGCGGCCGGTCAGGTCGAGGGCCGCGACGTCGTGACCGTCGAGGGCCTGGCGGAGTTCGCCAAGCAGCGCGACGAGCACGGCCACGGCGGTGCCTGCGGCACCGGCGGCGGCTGCGGCAGCAAGGGCGGCGTCACCCTGGACGCGGCCAAGCAGTGGCAGGCCAAGCCGGGCGACTCGCAGACCGGCGAGGGTGTCGAGCTCTCCAACATCCAGCAGGCGTTCATCGACGCCGGCGCCGTCCAGTGCGGTTTCTGCACCCCGGGCCTCCTGGTCCAGGCCGACGCGCTGCTGGAGGAGAACCCCTCCCCGTCCGACCAGGACATCCGTGAGTCCCTGTCCGGCAACCTCTGCCGCTGCACGGGCTACGAGAAGATCCTCGACGCGGTCCGCCTCGCGGCCGCCCGTCAGTCTGAGGCGGTCTGA
- a CDS encoding FAD binding domain-containing protein yields the protein MDFLRPASWEEALAAKAEFPTAVPIAGGTDVMVEINFDHRRPEYLLDLNRIGLLREWEVGEDVVRLGASVPYTQIMENLRTELPGLALASHTVASPQIRNRGGVGGNLGCASPAGDSHPALLAAGAEVEVESVRGSRLIPIDEFYTGVKRNALAADELIKTVHVKKADGPQQYSKVGSRNAMVIAVCAFGLALHPETRTVRTGIGSAAPTPIRAKAAEEFLNAALEEGGFWESGKVITPSIAKQFGDLASGAANPIDDVRGTAKYRRHAVGIMARRQLVWTWEQYRGSNNGRSLEGAA from the coding sequence ATGGACTTCCTTCGCCCCGCCAGCTGGGAGGAGGCGCTCGCCGCTAAGGCCGAGTTCCCCACAGCTGTGCCGATTGCGGGTGGCACCGATGTGATGGTCGAGATCAACTTCGACCACCGTCGGCCGGAGTACCTCCTGGACCTGAACCGCATCGGTCTCCTGCGGGAGTGGGAGGTCGGCGAGGACGTGGTACGTCTGGGCGCCTCCGTCCCGTACACGCAGATCATGGAGAACCTCCGCACGGAGCTTCCGGGACTCGCGCTCGCCTCGCACACGGTCGCGTCCCCGCAGATCCGTAACCGCGGCGGTGTCGGCGGCAACCTCGGTTGCGCCTCGCCGGCCGGCGACTCCCACCCCGCGCTCCTCGCGGCGGGTGCCGAGGTCGAGGTGGAGTCCGTACGCGGATCCCGCCTGATCCCGATCGACGAGTTCTACACCGGCGTCAAGCGCAACGCGCTGGCCGCCGACGAGCTCATCAAGACCGTCCACGTCAAGAAGGCGGACGGCCCCCAGCAGTACTCCAAGGTCGGCTCCCGCAACGCGATGGTCATCGCCGTCTGCGCGTTCGGCCTGGCGCTGCACCCCGAGACCCGCACGGTCCGTACCGGTATCGGTTCGGCCGCGCCGACCCCGATCCGGGCGAAGGCCGCCGAGGAGTTCCTCAACGCCGCGCTCGAAGAGGGTGGCTTCTGGGAGTCCGGCAAGGTCATCACCCCGTCGATCGCCAAGCAGTTCGGTGACCTCGCCTCCGGCGCGGCCAACCCGATCGACGACGTCCGCGGCACGGCGAAGTACCGCCGCCACGCGGTCGGCATCATGGCTCGCCGCCAGCTCGTCTGGACGTGGGAGCAGTACCGCGGTTCGAACAACGGCCGCTCGCTTGAAGGGGCTGCGTAA
- a CDS encoding PucR family transcriptional regulator: MRLRALLETEALGLRLLGGEEELDRTVRGVMTTDLRDPSRYLSGGELVLTGLAWRRNSADSEPFVRILASAGVAGLAAGEAELGDIPDDLVTACLRNRLPLFAVNEDVAFATITEYVVRQVSGERAGDLAAVVDRHRRLMTSGPAGGGPDVVLDLLTTDLDLRAWVLSPTGRQIAGAGEPLAPGICAALASEHLAAVRTGRRGPHRISLQGITYSLFPIRGHGRGAAGPAARDVRESVLSDWLLAVEADAGDWPAERLDLLQGVTQLIAVERDRRDAARTVRRRLAQEVLELVQTGAPPAEIAARLRVAAPVLLPGLGAAPHWQVVVARVDWDGGDIAGGPVAQSLLEEILVDPSVSGPEPSDRIAVAHAGDEAIALVPLPAPAGEPGEEKGPDTALHAETLLAAVRDPLAAGLADDGRLTLGVSAAVSSAEGLRGALEEARHARRVAAARPGRVCAAGHHELASHVLLLPFVPDDVRRAFTARLLDPLRDYDRRHRAELIPTLEAFLDCDGSWTRCATRLHLHVNTLRYRVGRIEQLTARDLSRLEDKLDFFLALRMS; the protein is encoded by the coding sequence ATGCGGCTGCGCGCACTGCTGGAAACCGAGGCGCTGGGGCTGCGGCTGCTGGGCGGCGAGGAAGAACTCGACCGGACGGTCCGCGGGGTCATGACGACCGACCTACGGGATCCCAGCCGATACCTATCCGGAGGGGAACTGGTCCTCACTGGCCTGGCCTGGAGACGAAATTCAGCCGACTCCGAGCCGTTCGTACGAATCCTCGCGAGCGCCGGCGTGGCCGGGCTCGCGGCCGGCGAGGCGGAGCTGGGTGACATTCCCGACGACCTCGTCACGGCGTGTCTTCGCAACCGTCTCCCGTTGTTCGCTGTAAACGAAGACGTTGCATTCGCCACCATCACCGAGTACGTGGTGCGGCAGGTGTCGGGAGAGCGTGCCGGGGACCTCGCGGCCGTCGTGGACCGCCATCGGCGGCTCATGACCTCCGGTCCGGCCGGTGGCGGACCCGATGTGGTGCTCGATCTGCTCACCACGGACCTCGATCTCCGGGCCTGGGTGCTCTCGCCCACCGGACGGCAGATCGCCGGGGCGGGCGAGCCGCTGGCGCCGGGCATCTGCGCGGCACTGGCGAGCGAGCACCTCGCGGCGGTCCGGACGGGCCGCAGGGGACCGCACCGGATCTCCCTCCAGGGTATTACGTACTCCCTCTTCCCGATCAGGGGACACGGGCGCGGCGCCGCCGGTCCGGCGGCCCGGGACGTCCGCGAGAGCGTGCTCTCCGACTGGCTGCTGGCCGTCGAGGCCGACGCCGGCGACTGGCCCGCCGAGCGGCTCGACCTGCTCCAGGGCGTCACCCAGCTGATCGCCGTCGAGCGGGACCGCCGCGACGCGGCCCGTACGGTGCGCCGCCGCCTCGCCCAGGAGGTCCTGGAGCTGGTCCAGACGGGCGCTCCGCCCGCCGAGATCGCCGCCCGCCTGCGGGTGGCCGCGCCGGTGCTCCTGCCGGGGCTGGGCGCCGCCCCGCACTGGCAGGTCGTCGTGGCCCGGGTGGACTGGGACGGCGGTGACATCGCGGGCGGCCCCGTCGCCCAGTCGCTGCTGGAGGAGATCCTCGTCGACCCCTCCGTCTCGGGTCCCGAACCCTCGGACCGGATCGCCGTCGCGCACGCCGGGGACGAGGCGATCGCCCTCGTACCGCTGCCCGCGCCCGCCGGGGAGCCCGGCGAGGAGAAGGGCCCCGACACCGCCCTGCACGCGGAAACGCTGCTCGCGGCCGTACGGGACCCCCTGGCGGCCGGACTCGCCGACGACGGCCGGCTCACCCTGGGCGTCAGCGCGGCCGTGTCCTCCGCCGAGGGCCTGCGCGGGGCCCTGGAAGAGGCCCGGCACGCCCGCCGGGTCGCCGCGGCCCGCCCGGGCCGCGTCTGCGCGGCCGGCCACCACGAGCTGGCCTCGCACGTCCTGCTGCTCCCGTTCGTCCCGGACGACGTCCGCCGCGCCTTCACGGCCCGGCTGCTGGACCCGCTGCGCGACTACGACCGCCGCCACCGCGCGGAGCTCATCCCCACCCTCGAAGCCTTCCTGGACTGCGACGGCTCGTGGACCCGCTGCGCGACGCGGCTGCACCTCCACGTCAACACGCTGAGGTACCGGGTCGGGCGAATCGAGCAGTTGACGGCACGGGACCTTTCCCGGCTCGAGGACAAGCTCGACTTCTTCCTTGCACTGCGGATGAGCTGA
- a CDS encoding GntR family transcriptional regulator, translated as MRDTARARVPEQQDRKQDRKVVRHSVRGQVLDALRAALLAGELEPGEIYSGPALGERFGVSATPVREAMQQLALEGVVECLPNRGFRVLTRTPGELAELAEVRALLEVPVMLRLARTVPAGAWAAVVPAAAEAEAAAAAGDAARYADADRAFHRAVLGLAGNAQLLLVAEDLHRRSQWPLPGPRRVRRAELVADAAEHCAVVAALSLGDVGVAESLIRAHFGSA; from the coding sequence GTGCGCGATACGGCCCGAGCCCGGGTACCGGAACAGCAGGACCGCAAGCAGGACCGCAAGGTCGTACGGCACTCCGTGCGCGGGCAGGTCCTCGACGCCCTGCGTGCGGCGCTGCTCGCGGGCGAGCTGGAGCCGGGGGAGATCTACTCGGGCCCGGCCCTGGGGGAGCGGTTCGGGGTCTCCGCGACGCCCGTGCGCGAGGCGATGCAGCAGCTGGCGCTGGAGGGGGTCGTGGAATGCCTCCCGAACCGGGGGTTCCGGGTCCTGACCCGGACCCCGGGGGAGCTGGCGGAACTGGCCGAGGTCAGGGCGCTGCTCGAAGTCCCCGTGATGCTGCGGCTGGCCCGTACGGTGCCGGCGGGGGCCTGGGCCGCGGTGGTGCCTGCGGCGGCTGAGGCGGAGGCGGCGGCGGCCGCGGGTGATGCGGCGCGGTATGCGGATGCGGACCGGGCGTTTCACCGTGCGGTGCTCGGGCTGGCCGGCAACGCGCAGCTCCTGCTGGTGGCGGAGGATCTCCACCGGCGCTCGCAGTGGCCCCTGCCGGGGCCGCGGCGGGTGCGGCGGGCGGAGCTGGTGGCGGATGCGGCGGAGCACTGCGCGGTTGTGGCCGCGCTGTCTTTGGGTGACGTGGGGGTGGCGGAGTCGCTGATCCGCGCCCACTTCGGGTCTGCCTGA
- a CDS encoding (2Fe-2S)-binding protein has translation MTITADAPAQSRVQPVRTPAPPGSPVADAYARLTTAYGGLRVTELAPHEPSPRGVGWVGADELAAGGEALETFLAWDEAQMLRDYGRPGRPDVVAGFGLHRYAWEACLLFTAPWFLDRRVPLLPPEAVSFHRTDGRMAVRVHSFACLPDDPAAALPGARVVPDEDALRAEVRAAVALHLEPVVEGFGPRTRRGRRALWGMVTDDVVESLWYVANLLGEAEEQRAMRELDRLFPGSTAPYTGGAGFRTLEAPDGRQLPTRNRASCCFFYTIRPDDTCVTCPRTCDEDRVARLTADS, from the coding sequence ATGACCATCACAGCCGACGCGCCCGCCCAGAGCCGCGTACAGCCCGTCCGCACCCCCGCCCCGCCCGGCTCTCCGGTGGCGGACGCGTACGCACGGCTGACCACCGCCTACGGCGGACTGCGCGTCACCGAACTCGCCCCGCACGAACCCTCCCCCCGCGGTGTGGGGTGGGTCGGCGCGGACGAGCTCGCGGCGGGCGGCGAGGCCCTGGAGACGTTCCTCGCGTGGGACGAGGCGCAGATGCTCCGCGACTACGGGCGCCCGGGTCGGCCCGACGTGGTGGCGGGCTTCGGACTGCACCGGTACGCGTGGGAGGCCTGTCTGCTGTTCACGGCTCCCTGGTTCCTGGACCGGCGCGTGCCGCTCCTGCCCCCGGAAGCCGTGTCCTTCCACCGGACCGACGGCCGGATGGCCGTCCGCGTCCACTCCTTCGCATGCCTGCCGGACGACCCGGCGGCAGCGCTCCCCGGGGCCCGGGTCGTGCCCGACGAGGACGCGCTGCGCGCGGAGGTACGGGCCGCGGTGGCCCTGCACCTCGAACCGGTGGTGGAGGGCTTCGGCCCGCGGACGCGGCGCGGGCGGCGCGCCCTGTGGGGCATGGTGACCGACGACGTGGTCGAGAGCCTCTGGTACGTGGCCAACCTGCTCGGCGAAGCCGAGGAGCAGCGGGCGATGCGCGAGCTGGACCGGCTCTTCCCGGGTTCGACCGCCCCGTACACGGGAGGCGCGGGCTTCCGGACCCTCGAAGCCCCGGACGGCCGGCAGCTGCCCACCCGCAACCGGGCGAGCTGCTGCTTCTTCTACACGATCCGCCCGGACGACACCTGCGTCACCTGCCCCCGCACCTGCGACGAGGACCGCGTGGCACGCCTGACGGCCGACAGCTGA
- a CDS encoding DUF2637 domain-containing protein, giving the protein MRLTDISLDWLLPGSLLILGVLAAVAVLARGKREGEKAGAAEDSWERSEERRRRKEAVYGTASYVLLFCCAAVAAALSFHGLVGFGRQNLNLSGGWEYLVPFGLDGAAMFCSVLAVREASHGDAALGSRMLVWLFAGAAAWFNWVHAPRGLGHDGAPQFFSGMSLSAAVLFDRALKQTRRAALREQGLIPRPLPQIRMVRWLRAPRETFGAWSLMLLEGVRTLDEAVDEVREDKKEKENDRHRRREQHRLDRAHIKALGRQNRAFGRVARARQVEVPGLAPGAGSAPVGAEPAIAESGQLPLRRRPSLQAVSGTDPLDRTERTDRTDRTDRTESAATAAGPRTVDLTAEDDTQTLPRLDSLERKLKDLEQQFG; this is encoded by the coding sequence ATGAGACTGACCGACATATCGCTGGACTGGCTGCTGCCCGGCAGCCTGCTGATCCTGGGCGTACTTGCGGCAGTGGCGGTACTGGCCCGGGGCAAGCGCGAAGGCGAGAAGGCCGGAGCGGCCGAGGACAGCTGGGAGCGCAGCGAGGAACGGAGGCGGCGCAAGGAAGCCGTCTACGGGACCGCCTCCTACGTCCTGCTCTTCTGCTGCGCGGCGGTCGCCGCGGCGCTCTCCTTCCACGGGCTGGTCGGCTTCGGCCGGCAGAACCTCAACCTGTCCGGGGGCTGGGAGTACCTGGTCCCCTTCGGCCTCGACGGCGCCGCCATGTTCTGTTCGGTGCTCGCCGTCCGCGAGGCCAGCCACGGCGACGCGGCCCTCGGCTCGCGCATGCTGGTCTGGCTGTTCGCGGGAGCGGCCGCCTGGTTCAACTGGGTGCACGCCCCCCGCGGTCTCGGCCACGACGGGGCTCCGCAGTTCTTCTCCGGCATGTCGCTGTCGGCGGCCGTGCTCTTCGACCGCGCGCTGAAGCAGACCCGCCGGGCCGCACTGCGCGAACAGGGCCTGATTCCGAGGCCGTTGCCGCAGATCCGGATGGTCCGCTGGCTGCGGGCACCCCGGGAGACCTTCGGCGCGTGGTCGCTGATGCTGCTGGAGGGGGTCCGCACGCTGGACGAGGCCGTGGACGAGGTGCGCGAGGACAAGAAGGAGAAGGAGAACGACCGGCACCGCCGGCGGGAGCAACACCGGCTGGACCGGGCGCACATCAAGGCGCTCGGCCGTCAGAACCGGGCGTTCGGGCGGGTGGCCCGGGCCCGTCAGGTCGAGGTGCCGGGGCTGGCCCCCGGAGCGGGCTCCGCGCCGGTCGGCGCGGAGCCGGCCATAGCGGAATCCGGACAGCTGCCGCTACGGCGCCGGCCCTCCCTGCAGGCCGTGAGCGGAACCGACCCTCTCGATAGGACCGAAAGGACCGACAGGACCGACAGGACCGACAGGACCGAGTCGGCCGCCACGGCCGCCGGCCCCCGGACGGTGGACCTCACCGCCGAGGACGACACGCAGACGCTCCCCCGACTCGACTCCCTGGAGCGCAAACTGAAGGACCTGGAGCAGCAGTTCGGCTGA
- a CDS encoding ATP-binding protein has translation MPREPSAEDGTAGDASGITRSVRRADLKAVGEVRRDLRELMRHRCRTEAAEVAELLITELVTNALVHTDQGAEISATLADDRLRVEVRDYAARRPRPHVPSADDGTHGRGLVLVQSLADAWGVDALGVSLGGGKVVWFELVWFEFDGAKEAGPA, from the coding sequence GTGCCGCGCGAACCGTCGGCCGAGGACGGGACGGCGGGGGACGCCTCGGGGATCACCCGCAGCGTGCGGCGGGCCGATTTGAAAGCCGTGGGAGAAGTCCGCAGGGACTTAAGGGAGTTGATGCGTCACCGGTGCCGTACGGAGGCTGCCGAGGTGGCCGAGCTGCTGATCACCGAGCTCGTCACGAACGCCCTCGTCCACACGGATCAGGGCGCCGAGATCTCCGCGACGCTCGCCGACGACCGGCTCCGGGTGGAGGTCCGCGACTACGCCGCCCGCCGGCCCCGGCCGCACGTACCGTCCGCCGACGACGGTACGCACGGCAGGGGGCTGGTGCTGGTGCAGTCGCTCGCCGACGCCTGGGGCGTGGACGCGCTCGGAGTGTCGCTGGGCGGCGGCAAGGTGGTGTGGTTCGAACTCGTGTGGTTCGAATTCGACGGAGCGAAGGAGGCGGGGCCCGCCTGA